Proteins found in one Salvia splendens isolate huo1 chromosome 10, SspV2, whole genome shotgun sequence genomic segment:
- the LOC121751106 gene encoding WRKY transcription factor 22-like, translated as MDDDWDLHAVVRGCAASSTTATVSTTAAADDPFPPFHDNGQNPFDFSVDVRNDPFQGLREIYQEFCGEDQPPTSASVMPSPPPPRQDFMQFKPPPPLRLNMPIHENVRFHIGSSHQNYPAAIPPPVRPRRRKNQQMKMVRQMTQEELSADSWAWRKYGQKPIKGSPYPRNYYRCSTSKGCAARKQVERSPNDPEIFVVSYSGEHTHPRPTHRSSLAGSTRAKLSSPRPKPGGGNGTLLSQKGPMSASSSSSPATPSVEGEGVAQSEDVKIGEGEDDDENIIMIPSDMMNDDDDMFSGFQDSDGHSSGGAGDLFSPGLMSSPPWTPTGSAATFNAGGGGSH; from the exons ATGGATGATGACTGGGATCTCCACGCCGTGGTGAGAGGCTGCGCCGCCAGCTCGACAACCGCTACAGtttccaccaccgccgccgccgatgACCCTTTTCCACCTTTCCATGACAACGGCCAAAACCCCTTCGATTTTTCTGTGGATGTCAGAAACGATCCTTTCCAAGGTTTGCGAGAAATCTACCAAGAATTCTGCGGCGAGGATCAGCCGCCAACCTCCGCCAGCGTAATgccctctccgccgccgccgcgtcAAGATTTCATGCAGTTcaagccgccgccgccgctccgATTGAATATGCCAATTCATGAAAATGTACGGTTTCACATAGGCTCTTCCCATCAAAACTATCCCGCCGCGATTCCGCCGCCGGTTCGGCCGCGGAGAAG GAAAAACCAGCAGATGAAAATGGTGCGTCAAATGACACAAGAAGAGCTCTCTGCGGATTCATGGGCGTGGCGAAAATACGGCCAAAAACCCATCAAAGGTTCTCCATATCCGAG AAACTACTACCGGTGCAGCACATCGAAAGGCTGCGCCGCGAGAAAGCAGGTGGAGCGGAGCCCGAACGATCCGGAGATCTTCGTGGTCTCGTACTCGGGCGAGCACACGCACCCGCGCCCGACCCACCGGAGCTCGCTCGCCGGAAGCACCCGCGCCAAGCTGTCTTCTCCGCGGCCTAAACCGGGCGGCGGAAATGGCACGCTTTTATCTCAAAAGGGCCCGATGTCggcttcttcctcctcgtcgcCGGCCACTCCCTCCGTGGAAGGCGAAGGTGTGGCGCAGAGCGAAGACGTGAAGATAGGCGAGGGGGAAGACGACGACGAGAATATAATCATGATCCCGAGCGATATGATGAACGATGATGACGACATGTTCAGTGGATTTCAAGATTCCGATGGTCACTCCAGCGGCGGCGCCGGGGACTTGTTTTCCCCTGGTTTGATGTCTTCACCGCCGTGGACGCCCACCGGATCCGCCGCCACATTCAACGCCGGTGGCGGAGGAAGTCATTGA
- the LOC121750721 gene encoding protein SGT1 homolog: MASSDLERKAKEAFIDDHFELAVDLYTEAIALSPTAAELFADRAQANIKLRNFTEAVADANNAIELNHSMSKAYLRKGLACIELEEYQTAKAALETGASLAPNDSRFTKFIKECDKRIAEEAAEFSTGLVDKAPNVAAPNSLPSVGLANQGTATTVPTSKTKYRHEFYQKPEEVVVTIFAKGIPANSVVVDFGEQILSVTIELPGEEAYRFQPRLFGKIFPAKCRYSVMSTKIEIRLAKADSIHWTSLEFNKDVAVVQKATVSSVSKPSYPSSKPKGVDWDKLEAEMKKEEKDEKLDGDAALNKFFRDIYLDADEDTKRAMRKSFVESNGTVLSTNWKEVGGKKVEGSPPDGMELKKWEY, from the exons ATGGCGTCTTCCGATCTGGAGAGGAAGGCGAAAGAGGCTTTCATCGATGACCACTTCGAGCTCGCCGTTGACCTCTACACTGAAGCCATTGCGCTGAGCCCTACCGCCGCCGAGCTATTCGCCGACCGCGCTCAAGCCAATATCAAACTCCGAAACTTCACTG AGGCTGTTGCTGATGCAAATAATGCAATTGAGCTGAATCATTCAATGTCTAAAGCTTACCTGCGTAAAGG TTTGGCATGTATCGAGCTTGAAGAATATCAGACTGCTAAGGCTGCCTTGGAAACTGGTGCTTCCTTGGCGCCTAACGACTCCAGGTTTACTAAGTTTATCAAAGAATGTGACAAGCGCATAGCAG AGGAAGCTGCTGAGTTTTCTACAGGATTAGTTGACAAAGCTCCAAATGTTGCTGCTCCTAATAGTTTACCGTCAGTTGGCTTAGCCAATCAAGGAACAGCCACTACAGTGCCAACCTCCAAAACAAAATACAG GCATGAATTTTATCAGAAACCAGAAGAGGTGGTGGTAACTATATTTGCAAAGGGCATACCAGCTAACAGCGTTGTCGTTGACTTTGGTGAACAAATA CTTAGTGTCACCATCGAGTTGCCTGGTGAAGAAGCATATCGTTTTCAGCCTCGCTTATTTGGAAAG ATATTTCCTGCGAAATGTAGATACAGTGTCATGTCTACAAAAATTGAAATCCGACTTGCCAAAGCTGACTCTATACATTGGACGTCCCTTGAATTTAACAAGGATGTCGCAGTTGTACAAAAAGCTACTGTATCATCAG TCAGCAAACCCTCCTATCCTTCCTCCAAACCGAAAGGAGTAGATTGGGATAAACTGGAAGCTGAAATGAAAAAAGAG GAAAAGGATGAGAAACTTGACGGTGATGCAGCTCTGAACAAATTTTTCAGAGACATTTACCTTGATGCTGACGAAGACACAAAACGAGCAATGAGAAAATCTTTT GTTGAGTCAAACGGGACAGTGCTATCGACAAACTGGAAAGAAGTGGGCGGCAAGAAGGTAGAAGGAAGCCCTCCCGACGGTATGGAGTTGAAGAAATGGGAATATTAA
- the LOC121750246 gene encoding LOW QUALITY PROTEIN: UDP-glycosyltransferase 88B1-like (The sequence of the model RefSeq protein was modified relative to this genomic sequence to represent the inferred CDS: deleted 1 base in 1 codon), producing the protein MRRKHQEIKMTSPTIVLYPSPGMGHLVAMVELGKFILHHHPSLSITVLISPPSFNTGSTMDYVRHISATVPSISFHHLPTISLDLLSFPSMEAVIFELLRLSSPHVRSALDSLSRATPISAFVIDFFCTASLPIAADLHIPTYFFVTSGACVVAFFTYLPVIHNSTTESFKDMNRLLHIPGVPPIPSSDMMRPMLDRTWSEYQNLLNFANEIPNSAGLIVNTFESLEPKPLQAIREGKCNPGGNTPPVFCVGPLLNTENQREEYNEVECMKWLEKQPSKSVVYICLGSLGLLSAAQLSELAVGLERSGKKFLWVVRSPPTEDKSRRYLKPPEPDLEELLPAGFVERMGERGMVVKSWAPQVAVLGHAAVGGFVTHCGWNSILEAVCAGVPMAAWPMYAEQHFNRVVLVEDMKVAVRVVEDEEGFVSAEEVEKRVVELMEGAEEVRREVEKKSVEAREAMANGGSSVAALGKMVELWTSA; encoded by the exons ATGAGAAGGAAACATCAAGAAATTAAGATGACAAGTCCAACAATAGTCCTCTACCCATCCCCAGGAATGGGCCACCTCGTAGCCATGGTGGAGCTCGGCAAATTcatcctccaccaccacccttCCTTATCCATCACCGTCCTCATCTCCCCTCCCTCCTTCAACACCGGCTCCACCATGGACTACGTCCGCCACATCTCCGCCACTGTCCCCTCCATCTCTTTCCACCACCTCCCCACCATCTCCCTCGACCTCCTCTCCTTCCCATCCATGGAGGCCGTCATCTTCGAGCTCCTCCGCCTCAGTAGCCCCCACGTTCGCTCCGCCCTAGACTCCCTCTCCCGCGCTACCCCTATCTCCGCCTTCGTCATCGACTTCTTCTGCACCGCCTCCCTCCCCATCGCCGCCGACCTCCATATCCCCACCTATTTCTTCGTCACCTCTGGCGCCTGCGTCGTCGCCTTCTTTACATACCTCCCCGTCATCCATAACTCCACCACTGAAAGCTTCAAAGACATGAACCGGCTTCTGCATATCCCCGGCGTCCCTCCCATCCCGTCTTCAGACATGATGAGGCCCATGCTCGACCGGACATGGTCGGAGTATCAAAACTTACTTAATTTCGCTAATGAGATACCAAACTCGGCTGGTTTGATCGTCAATACATTTGAAAGCTTAGAACCTAAGCCTCTTCAAGCAATCCGGGAAGGGAAATGCAACCCTGGCGGAAACACGCCGCCAGTTTTCTGCGTGGGACCTCTCTTGAACACTGAGAACCAGCGCGAAGAGTACAATGAGGTCGAGTGTATGAAATGGCTGGAGAAGCAGCCTAGTAAGAGCGTCGTATACATATGTTTGGGGAGTTTAGGGTTGTTATCCGCGGCTCAGTTGAGTGAGCTTGCAGTGGGGCTGGAGAGGAGCGGGAAGAAGTTTTTATGGGTGGTACGGTCGCCGCCGACGGAGGATAAGAGCAGGCGGTATCTGAAGCCACCGGAGCCGGATTTGGAGGAGCTGCTGCCGGCGGGGTTCGTGGAGCGGATG GGGGAGAGGGGGATGGTGGTGAAGTCGTGGGCCCCGCAGGTGGCGGTGCTTGGGCACGCGGCGGTGGGGGGTTTCGTGACGCACTGCGGGTGGAACTCGATACTGGAGGCGGTGTGCGCGGGCGTGCCAATGGCGGCGTGGCCGATGTACGCGGAGCAGCACTTCAATAGGGTGGTGTTGGTGGAGGACATGAAGGTGGCGGTGAGGGTGGTGGAGGATGAGGAGGGGTTCGTGTCGGCGGAGGAGGTGGAGAAGCGGGTGGTGGAGCTGATGGAGGGGGCAGAGGAGGTGAGGAGGGAGGTGGAGAAGAAGAGCGTGGAAGCGAGGGAAGCCATGGCGAATGGGGGATCTTCGGTTGCGGCGCTCGGGAAGATGGTGGAATTGTGGACCTCTGCTTAG